A portion of the Candidatus Methylomirabilota bacterium genome contains these proteins:
- the mdh gene encoding malate dehydrogenase translates to MLSRVKITIIGAGNVGASVAQWFAARGLGDIVLVDILDGLAEGKALDLWESGPIGGFDLRIVGSQEYQATAGSNIVIITSGVARKPGMSREDLINVNRKIVEFVVREVVCCSPDCILILVTNPLDTMAYLALRVSGFPKNRVVGQAGVLDSSRFRAFVAEELQVSVEDTQALVLGGHGDEMVPLPRYCTVSGIPITQLLSCERIQKIINRTINAGGETVKLLKTGSAFVSPGAAVTEMAEAILRDKKRVMPCSAYLDGEYGLKDIYFGVPVRLGARGVEKIIEVDLIGEERRFMERSAALVRKSISSLGL, encoded by the coding sequence ATGCTCAGCAGAGTAAAGATCACGATCATCGGTGCTGGCAATGTCGGTGCTTCAGTGGCTCAGTGGTTCGCAGCCAGAGGGCTGGGGGATATCGTCCTTGTAGATATCCTTGATGGGTTGGCTGAAGGGAAGGCGTTGGACCTATGGGAGTCCGGACCTATTGGGGGGTTCGATCTTCGCATAGTGGGCAGCCAGGAGTACCAGGCGACTGCCGGGTCAAACATTGTGATTATCACTTCAGGCGTTGCGCGTAAGCCCGGGATGAGTCGCGAAGATCTAATCAATGTCAATCGGAAAATTGTCGAGTTCGTGGTTCGAGAGGTGGTTTGCTGCTCACCTGACTGCATCCTCATCCTAGTGACCAATCCTCTGGACACCATGGCTTATTTGGCCTTGCGAGTGAGCGGATTTCCCAAAAACCGGGTGGTGGGACAAGCAGGGGTTTTAGACTCCTCTCGTTTCCGCGCTTTTGTGGCTGAGGAGCTTCAGGTGTCAGTCGAAGATACTCAGGCCCTCGTCCTAGGAGGGCATGGCGATGAGATGGTGCCGTTGCCCCGCTACTGTACTGTTTCGGGCATCCCGATTACCCAGCTCCTCAGTTGTGAAAGGATTCAAAAGATCATTAACAGGACGATCAATGCTGGGGGTGAGACCGTTAAGCTTCTTAAGACTGGCAGCGCGTTTGTTTCCCCCGGTGCGGCCGTGACTGAGATGGCTGAGGCTATCCTTAGAGACAAAAAGCGGGTCATGCCCTGCTCCGCATATCTTGATGGGGAGTACGGATTGAAGGATATCTACTTCGGCGTTCCGGTCAGGTTAGGTGCGAGGGGAGTAGAGAAGATCATAGAAGTTGACCTTATCGGTGAAGAGAGGCGGTTTATGGAACGTTCTGCAGCGCTGGTGAGGAAGAGTATTTCCAGCCTCGGGCTGTGA
- a CDS encoding emp24/gp25L/p24 family protein gives MGRIIIRRTANGLFFLVLAAATLLGLSLSTGVSLGQADVGTTHTIFVNAVEVKGATTADKLAPPAVNPKDLSKGYGFKVPDELDRKIPKKWQVASYMFAPSFVTVHQGDTVKLTVFIVNGDEHEVWITDPDGQRVVAPRKWNRGREYHVQFAAEKTGSYQLVCSVHAPSMIATFLVLPR, from the coding sequence ATGGGTCGGATAATCATTCGCAGGACTGCTAATGGGTTGTTCTTTCTCGTTCTTGCAGCAGCGACGCTGTTGGGACTCTCACTCTCGACGGGTGTGAGTCTGGGTCAGGCGGACGTGGGCACCACCCATACGATATTCGTTAATGCCGTGGAGGTGAAGGGCGCGACGACGGCCGATAAGCTCGCGCCGCCTGCCGTCAACCCAAAGGATCTCTCTAAGGGATATGGCTTCAAGGTACCCGACGAGCTCGACAGGAAAATACCCAAGAAGTGGCAGGTTGCGAGCTACATGTTCGCCCCGAGCTTCGTGACCGTGCACCAGGGCGATACGGTAAAACTCACTGTGTTCATTGTCAATGGTGATGAGCACGAGGTGTGGATCACCGATCCTGATGGGCAAAGAGTCGTCGCCCCGAGGAAGTGGAATCGAGGGCGAGAGTACCATGTCCAATTCGCTGCGGAGAAAACCGGCTCTTACCAGCTTGTCTGCTCAGTGCACGCCCCTTCAATGATCGCGACGTTCCTGGTTTTGCCGAGGTAG